From a region of the Cygnus atratus isolate AKBS03 ecotype Queensland, Australia chromosome 3, CAtr_DNAZoo_HiC_assembly, whole genome shotgun sequence genome:
- the C3H6orf120 gene encoding UPF0669 protein C6orf120 homolog gives MAARWRRVLIIFVAAQVLFVVKTFEEEDVPEEWLLLHVVQGQIGAGNYSYLRLNHEGKIVLQMRSLKGDADLYVSDVTLHPSFDEYELQSVTCGQDVVHVPAHFRRPVGIGIYGHPSHLESEFEMKVYYDRTVVQYPFGEASYNPEEMEANQKYSHTTEDESQDEESVFWTILIGILKLILEILF, from the coding sequence ATGGCAGCACGCTGGAGGAGAGTCCTGATAATATTTGTGGCAGCTCAAGTACTATTTGTGGTAAAGACCTTTGAGGAAGAGGATGTACCTGAAGAATGGCTTCTTCTTCATGTTGTTCAAGGTCAGATTGGAGCGGGAAACTACAGCTACTTGAGACTAAATCACGAGGGAAAGATAGTACTTCAGATGCGGAGTTTAAAAGGTGATGCGGATTTGTATGTATCTGATGTAACTCTTCACCCCAGCTTTGATGAGTACGAGTTACAGTCCGTAACTTGTGGCCAAGATGTTGTCCACGTACCAGCACACTTCCGCCGCCCAGTGGGAATAGGGATTTATGGTCACCCCTCTCACCTGGAGAGTGAGTTTGAAATGAAGGTCTACTACGATCGAACAGTTGTACAGTATCCTTTTGGCGAGGCTTCTTACAACCCAGAGGAGATGGAAGCAAACCAGAAATACTCACACACCACAGAAGATGAATCTCAGGATGAAGAATCTGTTTTCTGGACTATACTTATTGGAATCTTGAAATTAATacttgaaattcttttttaa